The window ctctggtcattagtgtggataagtatgtaaatgaatagagacagggaagcaaataacacaagatgtacgtggttgacccagattggctacgtccacggagtagaggagttctcattagttgtgaagggtttacacaaattcataggttcaagctctcttttagtgagttctagtgaatagtttagtacaaatgacattatgtattattgtgggagaatgatccccttttatagaagaaagTTTCTacctttgttctgacattgacacgtgtcatgttgtgattgatctctgatatcgacacgtgtcgtgctgtgattggcttttgataccgacatgtgtcgtgttgtgattggcctcctggttggaggaaaagtcttgtgggtccttgacggtatgctgttgactggtgcttagtagtttcgggattggtcaagtatggtacaaacagtgctcccctaagttcccgagtgagggaagctcctcggttggggacttgcaagatccaagccattgagtaatcaTGAAACTTCTAAGTACCGAAGTGTGGTGTCGCCTTCACTTGCCTTCTCTGTCCTGTAAGtagatgtggcatcttctcttggaaaTACTTTTTCTTCATCCAGGAGTGGTATCTTTAGTTGGCGTTGACAcacaaggtaatgtatcattttcatttgaagcttacttgtagtttcgggtttggtcaagtgcgatacaaaccatatagtaggagtcccccaagtctctaaGCGAGGAGATCTGCCGAAGGAGGTGACAggcaaggtaagcaatcagggttCCAAGCAATTAGTCTCAGATCGGTAAGTTAATCTTGGGTTCCGGCTGATTGTACtcattctctctgtctctcattcagcaacaaggataaagagaagaaacagggagaagagatgatatgaggtattcttgtttttggagaagacggACGAATCGGCacgtgctttgttgtacttgactttccacatgtgtattcttgaactgggcttgagggttttctggtttcctccaaaggaGTGAGCCaactccagaatttgagggtcaaaacaagtccgtcAAACCTGGAGTATGTTTGATCctgatgatatgggatacttttgCTGTTTGATAAAGTAGTAGATGTGGTATGGAGAAGCTTTGTTCTTCGACAACGGTGTTGGCAAATGGCTGTTGAGGCTTCTCGATctcttcaattagagcaatgatgtcgagcctggattttttattttgttgaagtttgcatgttgaaacttcgtgggtggaccctgtaggttgaagtagtgctcccttaatttcttgagtgaggaaaacttctcggttggggacttgaaaaatccaaggcATTGAGTAGTCGCAAAATTTCTGAGTACCAAGGTGTAGTGGTATAtggtaggagtcccccaagtctttGGTCGAAAGAGTTGACGAATGAGGTGTCTTGCTAGTAggcaattttccaaacaaaacttcaccattttcctttctaagtggttgcccaaaattcctccttcatatatatttggtatgaaagttgttaggcCCAAAGAAGGGGAGGCCTAggctcatttctttctttcctttttttttttttttttttttaatgggtgaagctttgtaggtgaagcttttgtgttgaagcttttgtattgaagctttgtgggtgaagctttggtgttgaagcttttgtgttgaagcttgtaggtgaagctttgtaggtgaagcttttgtgttgaggctttgtaggtgaagcttttgtgttgaagctttgtaggtgaagcttttgtgttgaagctttgtaggtgaagcttttgtgttgaggctttgtaggtgaagcttttgtgttgaagctttgtagttgaagcttttatgttgaagcttttgtgttgaagcttttgtattgaagctttgttgggcaccataacttgatttttcttcacactatcttgatcaagagtgtgtgaagcttttgagaattgtagttgctctccattaatgaagctttgtaggtgaagcttttgtgttgaggctttgtaggtgaagcttttgttttGAAGCTTTgcaggtgaagcttttgtgttgaggctttgtaggtgaagcttttgtgttgaagctttgtaggtgaaacttttgtgttgaagctttgtaggtgaagcttttgtgttgaaactttgtaggtgaagtttttgtgttgaagttttgttggtgaaacttttgtgttgaagctttgtaggtgaagctttcgtgttgaagctttgtaggtgaagcttttgtgttgaagctttataggtgaagctcttgtgttgaaactttgtaggtgaaacttttgtgttgaagctttgtaggtgaaacttttgtgttgaagctttgttggacaccataaattggttttgcttcacactatcttgatcaagagtgtgtgaagcttttgagaattatagttgctctccattgatgaagctttgtttgatgttgaagctttgtttgatgttgaaactttgtaagtgaagcttttgtgttgaagctttgttgggcaccataaattgattttgcttcacactatcttgatcaagagtgtgtgaagcttttgagaattgttgttggccttcacttgttgaagcttttgttggcaccataaattgattttgcttcacactatcttgatcaagagtgtgtgaggcttttgacatttgtagtTGCttttcacttgttgaagcttttgttggcaccacaagttggttttgcttcacactatcttgatcaagagtgtgtgaggcttttgagaattgttgttgcccttcacttgttgaagcttttgttggcaccataagttggttttgcttcacactatcttgatcaagagtgtgtgaagcttttgagagtTGTAGTTACCCTccatttgttgaagttgttgaatttcccaatttctttttttttttattttttttatattttttgttgggaaaattagaaatttgaaaatgtaggagagacaacatatacaaattttgtggaagagaatatacaaattttgtggaagagaaacaacatatacaaattttgcttccacactgttGAGTAAGAGATTGTGATGCAAGCCACACCTTGTAGTAGTCGAAGGTTTGGATGAAccatataaattgaatttgcttcgaacagtcttgatcaagagtgtgtaaAGCTTTCTATGAGTTGTAGTGTTTGCATTGTTATAGAGGAGAAATGTCTGAAGCAGATGTAAGAGGGCTGAAGAGTTTGATCTTCGTATACCATGCACTGAAGCCGTTGTTGGCTtgcaataagactttgttgttgaCTATAACTCTTGTTAGGCATAAGTGCTCCCCTGGTTGAGTTGTAAAGCTTGagggttttttattatttgtgaaTACTAGGAGTTCACATGTACAAGTTATACCACTCGTCTTCTGGTTGGTGTAATGAATGGTGAGTtgctttcatcacttggttagTGGTACGAATATAAGTTCCTGTATCACCTTTcatcacatttcatcacctggttggtggcacgaAGATGAGCTCCTTTTTCACTTAGTTGGtggcatgagtggcaagttgccaaatgatattAGAGTACAGGGTTTACATTTTATcacttggttggtggcatgaaggagagtacatgttgtacatttcatcacctcgttggtggcatgaagatgagttctttcttcacatttcatcacttgGATAGTAAGAATAAGGGCAATGTGTCGAGGCACATTGTAGCAAGTGTCGAATGACACTTTGTGTGTTGAACCCTTTCGAAGCACAGTTGGCTTATGTATGGatgtgttggaatgtatgatgtttatgtatgaatgtgttggaatgtatgatgtttatgttgattgacatgagtgatgcttatgaatgttttgctatgcatgacgggatcccttgtttggatataAGTCATGTTGACATATACTTAGACTTTATTTCATGTTGTAAGCATTCGTGTTGAAGCTTTGAACCTGAGCGTTTCAGTGATAAAGATGTAAAGGAGTTAGGACCAAGTTGTCTAAATCACCTCTTTATTGAATTGATGCCAAATGGCCTTCATTACATAGGATGCCAAATGGCCGTAGCTCAACACTTTTACAGTGTAAGTCTACTTGTACTAGTACTTCAAGTGATCAGCGTTCCATGAATGACTAAGGGTCTTGCTATCGGAGCTTCTGAGCTTGTAAGAACCAGGGCGACTGATGTCAATAACTTCAAACGGTCCATCCCAATTTGGGCTAAACGTGCCTTTACTCGGGACTTTGTCGCAGAGTAGTCTTTTCTTCAATACCCAGTCCCTCACTTTGAAAGAGCGATGTTTGacttttgagtcatagtagttagagaTGCGCTACTTGTAGGTGACATTCCTCAAGTGAGCCTGGTTTCTGTGTTCCTTGACTAGATCCAAGTTGAGGGTGAgttgtttgtcattttcactttgcatgtAGTTCTTGACTCAGAACGTTGCTTGCTCAAGCTCAACTGGGACAACAGCCTCTGTACCAAAGGCAAGTGAGAATGAAGTTTCTCCTGTTGAAGTTTGATATGAAGTGTGGTATGACCAAAGAACTTGGGGTACAAATTCTGGCAAACAACCTTTAGCCTAGTCCAAGCTGGTTTTCAAAGTGcgcttgattattttgttgatggCTTCAACTTATCTGTTAGACTGGGGATGAGCTGGGGAGGCAAAACATAAGTTGATGTTGAACTTAGAAGAGAACATCCTGAACTTCTTGTTGTCGAACTGTCGCCCATTGTCCGTGATTATCGCATTAGGAATGCCAAATCTGTACAAGATGTTCTTTCATACGAAGTCTTCTATTTTTGCCTCAGTAATGATTGCCAAGGGTTATACTTCGGCCCACTTTGTGAAGTAGTCAACTGCAACGATTGCATAGCGGACCTTGCCTTTTCCTGCAGGCATTGGGCCGATCAAATCAAGTCCCTATTGGGCGAAGGGCCAAGGGCTGATCATAAGAGTAAGAGGCTCGGGATGGGAGTGATGAATAGTTGCGTAACATTGACACTTATCACATGAGTGGGATATTCTGATGACATCTTGGTGGAGTGTTGGCCAGTAATATCCTTGGCGAAAAACCTTATGTGCTAAGGATTGAGATCCAACATGATCTTCGCAGACTCCTTCATGTATTTCTCGAAGGACAATTTCCGCTTCCGCAGGTGTGAGGCACCGTAAGTATGGTAGGTTGAAACCTCGCTTGGAGAGTTGGTCATTAATGATCAGGTAGCGGGTAGACTTGTATCGAATCTGTTTAGCTTGGACTTTATCATTTGGGAGAGTGCCATGAAcaaggaatttataaattgggGTGATCCAGCTATCCCCCTGTTGCAAGTTGCATACTTCTGTGACTATGGTGCTTGGTGTTGCCAACAATTCGACATGAATTTTTCTCACAATCTTGTCTTCCATTACTGAGGCGTGGCGAGCCAAAGCGTCTGCATGACTGTTTGCAGCTCGAGGGACTTGGGTGATCTGGTAGTGGAAGTGCTTGAGCAAAAGCTGTGTTTGCGCAAGATACGCTGCCATGGAGTTATCCTTAACATCAAAGTTGTTAGTGACCTGGTTAACCACCAATTGGGAGTCACTgaagatattaatttgtttaactccAAAGTGTTTGGCTAAATGTAAGCCTGCTAAAAGGGCCTCATACTCGTCTTCATTGTTTGACGCCTTGAATTTGAAGCGGAGAGCATACTCCATTGCCACTTTGTCGGGGGTAGTCAGGACTAGTCCTGCTCCGCAACCCTGTTGGTTGGATGAGCCATCAACATATAGAGTCCATACTGGGAGTGTTGGTTCTACCTTCCGAGTTTCCAGGGGTGATGAAGCCGCTGCCTCAGGTGTAGGAGAAATGTCAACGGGATAAGTGAAGTCCGCAATGAAATCTGCAACTGCTTAGCCCTTTTCAACTAGCTTTGGGTGGTAGGAGATGTCAAACTCTCTCAGTGCTATGGCCCATTTGATCATTCGCCCTGAAGTGTCAGGACTCTGAAATATTTGTCGGAGGGGGTGATTGGTAAGCACGATGATGAAGTGTGCTTGGAAGTAGGGGCGAAGTTTCTGAGCAGACATGACTAATGCTAGAGCTAATTTCTCAATGTTGGAGTATCGTGTCTCCGCATCTTGTAGAGCCTTGCTAGCGTAGTAGACAGGTCGTTCGATAGTACCATCCCTACGAATGAGGACGGAACTGACTGCTGAAGCTGAGACAGATAGATAGACAATTAGGGTGTCACCAACTTCAGGTTTGGAAAGCAGAGTGGCTTTACTCATGTACTCCTTGAGGTTCTTAAATGCTTCAGCACATTCATCGGTCCACGTAATATATTTCTTACTTCCCTtaagtgctttgaaaaaaggAGCGCATTTTTCTGCGGCCTTAGAGATGAACCTGGTCAAGGCTGCCACCTTGCCAGTAAGGCTCTGGATGTCTTTTGAGGTTACTGGTTCTTTCATGTCCATGATTGCTTTGATTTTCTCGGGGTTAGCTTCAATGCCTCGTTGGCTAATCATGAAGCCCAAGAGTTTTCCAGAGCCCACACCGAAAACGCATTTGTTGGGGTTCAACCTCATTCGATACTTCTTCAAGATGAAGAAGGTTTCAGACAAGTTGGCAATGTGTTGGTCAACATGTTTGCTTTTgactaacatatcatcaacataaacttccatGTTTTTCCCAATCTGTTCAGCGAACATTGAATTGACTAATCTTTGATAAGTCGCCCCTGCATTCTTTAGGCCGAATGGTATGGCTTTATAGCAATATAGTCCTCTATCAGTGGTGAAGGCCGTGTGTTCTTGGTCCGAAGGGTTCATGAGGATTTGATTGTACCCTGCGCAAGCATCCATGAAGCTCAAGAGTTCACACCCTGCTGTAGAGTCTACAAGTCTATCAATGAAAGGAAAGGGAAAGTTATCCTTCGGGCATCCTTTGTTTAAGTCGGTGTAGTCGACACACATTCTCCACAAGATCTTTTGAAGCAAAAGACTTTCCTTGGTCGGATTTTTCTTAACAATGAccacatttgctacccacaTTGGATAATTGACTTCACGGATGAAGCCTATGCTTTTAAGTTTTTCAACTTCTGCCTTCATTGCTTCATATCGTTCAGCATCATAAAATCTTCGCTTCTGTCTCACTGGCTTGGTCTTGGGATCAATACTCAAGCGATGACAGATGATATTGGGAGTGATGCCTGGCATGTCCTCGTATGACTAGGCGAAGACTTTAGTGTTCTCTCGCAAAAAAGAGATTAATGCCAACCGAATGAGTGGTGACAAAGTGGTGCCAATCTTCACTATGCGATCTGGATAATCTTTTGAGATAGAGACATTCTTCAACTCTTCAGCAGGTTGTGCTTGCTGGATGAAAGAGTCATCTTGAAGATCATCGAGTTGATTGTTACCACCGTGAATATTCAAGTTAGCTTTGTCCGAGCTGGTCTTGATAACTTGGTCATGTATAGAAAGTGTTTCTTTGGGTACATGCAAGTGTTGTTGCTTGACTGAAGTGTTGTAACATGATCGTGCACTAAGTTGATCTTCTCTGATGTAACCATTGCCATAAGGGGTtggaaatttcatcaacaacatatgCGTGGATACCATGGCCTTGAGATCATTAATGCATGTGCGCCTAAAGATGACATTGTATGCCGTTGGGCAGTCGACCACCAAGAAgttagtggtgatggtggctgtgTACGGGCCTGTACTGATGGTGAAGGGTAAATGTACGCTCCCTAAAGGTTGCACGACATCACCAGAGAAGCTTATCAGAGGAGAAACCGAGTGATCGAGCAAGTGTTCAGCtacattaagtgttttgaaagcTTCAACAAACATGATATTGACAGACGCCCCCATGTCTACCAGGATTCGTCGTACATCAAAGTTGGCTATGCGAGCCTCCACAATCAATCAGTGGGTCGTTGTGAGGATATATGATGTTTCTTTCTTCCTCAGGGTAGAAACATATTGGATCCCAGTTAGGCTTTTGATACTTGCCTCCCCTGATGTCTTCCACGTGAAACACTTGGTGGCTAGGCTTCAACGTTCgttcattgtttttcatggcCCTGTTAGAAGATTAAGATATGGGTGTGCCACTAATAATGGAATATATCACATTCACTTGGCGTTGGTTGCCGTTATCCTTTGGAGGGTGAAGGAGGAACtggtcaatttttccttcacgtGCCAAAACTTCAATATGATCACGGAGGGAGGGTGATACATTTCTCGCCGTCATGGCCATTATACTCGTGGTAACCACAAAACATGCATGTGTTCTTCATGGACTTGAAATCTGGCTCCCTCGGCCTTGGCTTTGGTATCAAGTGAGCTATACTGGGGTAAATGGCCGTGCATGTGGCGTTCAAAGGTGTATATGTCTCATACCTCGGGGTAGGACCATTCTTGACACGTGTTTAGCCCATTGCATTGATCGCCTGGGGACGGATATTATCGTGGTGATACCTTTGGTTATCGCGATAATGCCCCTTACTCTTTTTATTAAAGTGAGACTGGTGAGGATGAAAGTTTTTCCTCTTGCCCTGAGAATGATACGCCTATTGACTTGGCGAGGTATTAGGTAGGGCAGGGGGAAGCGTCGCTGCTGTTTGGAAGGTTGAGGTCTTCTCATTCGGTTGGATTTGGCTTCCACTCCCCATTTGCTGATAAGGGATGGCTGTAGGGGGTTTCCCTTGATATGTCCTTGTCTCGGCAGAGGCATGGTTATAAGCATGTGCCATTACCtcagagtaagtcttccaagtgttagcattgatcatgtacttgaagaaacagtCGCGTAGGCCTGCCGTGAAGGCTTTAATGGCGGTATTATCATCTGCCTTAACGTAGCCAGAATACTCATGGCTGAAGCGGccgacatactttcgtagtgacTCATCCGGCTTCTGGCGAATAGTGTACAAGTCATCTGCGGAATGCAAGCGATCTGtctggaagatgtgttgagagacaaatagtttcctcagttcctcaaatgagtctactgtctcaggtaggcctggcaatttctgacacgacccgataacccgacacgacacgacacgaaattaacaggtgtttgggtcgacacgataacgaatcgggtcttatcgggtaacccgataagcacctgttaagataacgggttgggtcgggtatacacgtgggtaaacacgatacacgataagcagaatattatttttataattttataaccctaaaaaaatactgtaataattatatacattaattttacaattttatacccctaaaaattataataaatatatatatattaaattaactataaaatttataataattataataattatacccccaaaatattaagtctatctatactaattatatatattaaattttataaaaactataatgcatattaattaataatttaatatgcatgatcaatcatgcatttgccaacttgccgccctttttgaaaaaaaaaatggagggaaaatgatgttaagaaaagttgaaaataaaacaaaaaagtgagggaattagggaaagatgttggagggaaaagtgaaaatgataagaaaaagttgaaaaggaaacaaaaaagagagggaaaaatgaaaattaatagaagtggtgagaaaatattttttttttttttaagttattaactttttatcacacacatgactgtcatgacatatctcactatttttataatgaacacgtgacacgtgatgtatgtactattccgtgtaccagtcaattataatttatacgtacaaaataaatagatttaaatctacttaataaatatatatatacacacacacacggaacttgattgatggcatacgaattctccaaaactaatttcaacgatccaaaccgtcaaaattgtttgtatatgcttgaagatcacatcagcaaaaatcacaaaaaaaaaacattcagagatcaagtaacgggacaaagcttttcaacgattataaacgaaaaatcacgatttaacggttattttaactctgattttgatgattttttataactacactccttgaccctatatgaatacaatgaatgaattcgatcttcaatttaaaatatttacacaagtggataccacaaaatcttatgttatacttaataaaagtaaaaataaactctaagtgttagtcaatctatcattttactaattctccaaaactaatttcaacgatccaaaccgtcaaaattgtttgtatatgcttggagatcacatcagcaaaaaatcacaaaaaaaaaacattcaaagatcaagtaacgggacaaagcttttcaacggttataaacgaaaaatcaagatttaacggttattttaactccgattttgatgattttttataactacactccttgaccctatatgaatacaatgaatgaattcgatcttcaatttaaaatatttacacaagtggataccacaaaatcttatgttatacttaataaaagtataaataaactctaagtgttagtcaatctatcgttttacgaattctcaaaaactaatttcaacgatccaaaccgtcaaaattgtttgtatatgcttggagatcacatcagcaaaaaatcacaaaaaaaaaacattcagagatcaagtaacgggacaaagcttttcaacggttataaacgaaaaatcatgatttaatggttattttaactccgattttgatgattttttataactacactcattgaccctatatgaatacaatgaacgaattcgatcttcaatttaaaatatttacacaagtggataccacaaaatcttatgttatacttaatgaaagtataaataaactctaagtgttagtcaatctatcgttttacgaattctccaaaactaatttcaacgatccaaaccgtcaaaattgtttgtatatgcttggagatcacatcagaaaaaaatcacaaaaaaaaaacattcaaagatcaagtaacgggacaaagcttttcaacggttataaacgaaaaatcacgatttaacggttattttaactccgattttgatggttttttataactacactccttgaccctatatgaatacaatgaatgaattcgatcttcaatttaaaatatttacacaagtggataccacaaatcttatgttatacttaataaaagtataaataaactcgaagtgttagtcaatctatcgttttacgaattctccaaaactaatttcaacgatccaaaccgtcaaaattgtttgtatatgcttggagatcacatcagcaaaaaatcacaaaaaaaaaaaacattcaaagatcaagtaacgggacaaagcttttcaacggttataaacgaaaaatcacgatttaacggttattttaactccgattttgatgattttgtataactacactccttgaccctatatgaatacaatgaatgaattcgatcttcaatttaaaatatttacacaagtggataccacaaaatcttatgttatacttaataaaagtataaataaactctaagtgttagtcaatctatcgttttacgaattctccaaaactaatttcaacgatccaaatcgtcaaaattgtttgtatatgcttggagatcacatcagcaaaaaatcacaaaaaaaaaaaacattcagagatcaagtaacgggacaaagcttttcgacggttataaacgaaaaatcacgatttaacggttattttaactccgattttgatgattttttataactacactccttgaccctatatgaatacaatgaatgaattcgatcttcaatttaaaatatttacacaagtggataccacaaaatcttatgttatacttaataaaagtataaataaactctaagtgttagtcaatctatcgttttacgaattctccaaaactaatttcaacgatccaaaccgtcaaaattgtttgtatatgcttggagatcacatcagcaaaaaatcacaaaaaaaaaacattcagagatcaagtaacgggacaaagtttttcaacggttataaacaaaaaatcacgatttaacggttattttaactccgattttgatgattttttataactacactcattgaccctatatgaatacaatgaatgaattcgatcttcaatttaaaatatttacacaagtggataccacaaaatcttatgttatacttaatgaaactataaataaactctaagtgttagtcaatctattgttttacgaattctccaaaactaatttcaacgatccaaatcgtcaaaattgtttgtatatgcttggagatcacatcagaaaataaatcacaaaaaaaaaacattcaaagatcaagtaacgggacaaagcttttcaacggttataaacgaaaaatcacgatttaacggttattttaactccgattttgatggttttttataactacactccttgaccctatatgaatacaatgaatgaattcgatcttcaatttaaaatatttacacaagtggataccacaaatcttatgttatacttaataaaagtataaataaactctaagtgttagtcaatctatcattttacgaattctccaaaactaatttcaacgatccaaaccgtcaaaattgtttgtatatgctgggagatcacatcagcaaaaaatcacaaaaaaaaaagcattcagagatcaagtaacgggacaaagcttttcaacggttataaacgaaaaatcacgatttaacggttgttttaactccgattttgatgattttttataactacactccttgaccctatatgaatacaatgaatgaattcgatcttcaatttaaaatatttacacaagtggctaccacaaaatcttatgttatacttaatgaaagtataaataaactctaagtgttagtcaatctatcgttttacgaattctccaaaactaatttcaacgatccaaaccgtcaaaattgtttgtatatgcttggagatcacattagcaaaaaatcacaaaaaaaaaacattcaaagatca of the Pyrus communis chromosome 1, drPyrComm1.1, whole genome shotgun sequence genome contains:
- the LOC137728369 gene encoding uncharacterized protein; the protein is MEYALRFKFKASNNEDEYEALLAGLHLAKHFGVKQINIFSDSQLVVNQVTNNFDVKDNSMAAYLAQTQLLLKHFHYQITQVPRAANSHADALARHASVMEDKIVRKIHVELLATPSTIVTEVCNLQQGDSWITPIYKFLVHGTLPNDKVQAKQIRYKSTRYLIINDQLSKRGFNLPYLRCLTPAEAEIVLREIHEGVCEDHVGSQSLAHKVFRQGYYWPTLHQDVIRISHSCDKCQCYATIHHSHPEPLTLMISPWPFAQ